In the Epinephelus lanceolatus isolate andai-2023 chromosome 6, ASM4190304v1, whole genome shotgun sequence genome, one interval contains:
- the tmem125a gene encoding transmembrane protein 125 has product MPELDNFAPLRGQRGPELGLNGPADPLRIQHSILEEQVELWWFRDPGKSLLCYCVAVLLILGCGLGGVGLLSTTTSVSSEWRLGAGTALCLLALGVLLKQLLSSAVQDMNCVRSRQRINMLKSGGLSDLLVVLITGLSLLICGGVLLRLALANHMPKPGQALNDMYISGVVLLAGGGAAVLGVGIYSVVVVLLERTRHGRRLVDRVLNIFTVSGHMDRQARRETTSSLANLI; this is encoded by the coding sequence ATGCCCGAACTGGACAACTTTGCCCCTCTGAGGGGTCAGAGAGGCCCTGAGCTGGGCCTAAATGGTCCAGCAGACCCACTTCGAATTCAGCACAGCATCCTGGAGGAGCAGGTGGAGCTGTGGTGGTTCAGAGATCCTGGGAAGTCTCTGCTCTGCTACTGTGTGGCTGTACTTCTAATCTTGGGCTGCGGGCTGGGCGGCGTCGGCCTCctctccaccaccaccagcgtctcgAGTGAATGGCGGCTGGGCGCAGGCACGGCGCTCTGCCTGCTAGCCCTGGGTGTCTTGCTCAAACAGCTGCTCAGCTCGGCTGTGCAGGACATGAACTGCGTTCGAAGCCGTCAGCGGATCAACATGCTAAAAAGTGGTGGCTTATCGGACCTGCTTGTGGTTTTGATTACCGGGCTGTCACTGTTGATTTGTGGAGGGGTCCTACTCCGTCTGGCCTTGGCTAACCACATGCCGAAGCCTGGCCAAGCCCTTAATGACATGTATATCTCTGGAGTGGTTTTGCTAGCTGGAGGGGGGGCTGCAGTGCTGGGCGTTGGGATATACTCTGTTGTGGTCGTCCTGCTTGAGAGGACAAGGCACGGACGAAGGTTGGTGGACCGGGTTTTGAATATCTTCACTGTTTCTGGACATATGGACCGTCAGGCTCGCAGAGAGACTACCTCCAGCCTGGCAAATCTCATATGA